The Carassius carassius chromosome 16, fCarCar2.1, whole genome shotgun sequence genome window below encodes:
- the LOC132159351 gene encoding uncharacterized protein LOC132159351, giving the protein MMSVMDGDSVLLHTDVTAIHEDDDILWKFGAENSLIAQIKRQNHIFPDERFRDRLKLDRQTGSLTIINITTQHTGLYEVKIRGTTRSTKTFSVSVYAHLPNPIITRDSPQCSSSSSSSSSSSSSQQNCSLLCSVVNVSDVTLSWYKGNSLLSNISASKISISLSLPLEVEYQEKNSYSCVINNPIRNQTTHLDISKLCHTCSVNCVH; this is encoded by the exons ATGATGTCAGTGATGGACGGAGATTCTGTGCTTCTACACACTGATGTTACTGCAATACATGAAGACGACGACATACTGTGGAAATTTGGAGCAGAAAACTCTCTGATCGCTCAAATCAAGAGACAGAACCACATCTTCcctgatgagagattcagagacagactgaagctggacagacagactggatctctgaccatcataaACATCACAACTCAACACACTGGACTCTATGAAGTAAAGATTAGAGGAACAACACGGTCaacaaaaacattcagtgtttctgtctatg CCCATCTGCCCAATCCTATCATTACTAGAGATTCTCCACAAtgttcatcatcttcatcatcatcatcatcatcttcatcctcacagcagaattgttcattgttgtgttcagtggtgaatgtgagtgatgtgactctctcctggtacaaaggaaacagtttattgtccaacatCAGTGCATCTAAaatcagcatcagtctctctctacctctggaggtggaatatcaggagaaaaacagctacagctgtgtgatcaacaatcccatcagaaaccagaccacacatctggacatcagcaaactctgtcacacatgttcag TTAATTGTGTCCATTGA